One genomic segment of Centroberyx gerrardi isolate f3 chromosome 4, fCenGer3.hap1.cur.20231027, whole genome shotgun sequence includes these proteins:
- the LOC139917019 gene encoding lysozyme C II-like yields the protein MKSLVFLLLLAVASARVYDRCEWARVLKANGMHNYRGNSLANWVCLSKWESNYNTEAINHNSDGSTDYGIFQINSRWWCEDNRTPGSRNACGIQCSELLTDDVSIAINCAKRVVRDPNGIGAWVAWRDHCQYQDVSSYVAGCGV from the exons ATGAAGAGCCTGGTGTTTCTACTGTTGCTGGCTGTGGCGAGTGCCAGAGTGTATGATCGCTGTGAGTGGGCCAGGGTGCTGAAGGCTAATGGGATGCATAACTACCGTGGCAACAGCCTGGCCAACT GGGTTTGCCTTTCCAAGTGGGAATCGAACTACAACACCGAAGCGATCAACCACAACTCAGACGGCTCCACTGACTACGGCATCTTCCAGATCAACAGCCGTTGGTGGTGTGAAGACAACCGCACCCCTGGAAGCAGGAACGCCTGCGGCATCCAGTGCAGCG AACTTCTGACTGATGATGTCAGCATAGCTATCAACTGTGCCAAACGTGTGGTTCGGGACCCCAACGGCATCGGAGCATG GGTGGCTTGGCGTGATCACTGTCAGTACCAAGACGTCAGCTCCTATGTGGCAGGATGTGGCGTCTAA